One genomic region from Paramormyrops kingsleyae isolate MSU_618 chromosome 24, PKINGS_0.4, whole genome shotgun sequence encodes:
- the LOC111836983 gene encoding uncharacterized protein, producing the protein MMASKKGKDKSHLPSFITAKDRAKQYPSVLHESGGKLFCTPCNKVLDHRRKSTINYHLQRQKHQKAAENSNRRRQITMTEVETRSTVAAAERNKICEDWVCMCTALNIPLSKTDHPLVRQFLLEKVVNGGSIPKSHQLQEKHLGDLYFKGKAELKRKVSEKPVAVIFDETPDVEGRCVLNILVAPLEKDDSGRILAHLADSIFLDVCNHSTVAMSVVKTLQEYDIANENVIVFDTDNAAYMLKAYREALKSLFPQSVHITCMAHIMNLIGGAFRKPFTELNAFVMYFSQMFFMAGGRKRRYLSHLAASLQGCKATMPPNPCATRWNSWFSAEEYHTRHFPLQSEMLVCGRSAPQSLEKLHEIFEDPLQVKCLQVQLSIVADKCKVMLQMLDVFQSRIPVTTKVFNYLEDLQMNLVANKELCAEYFSLFPLPREQKSKVINQVEQAFSAAEEKLTKYMTNGQPGIEFLKQVRVFQTRCIPSMPNSPNSYTAIPGFTSVPSEEINNYFSKFGPAALQAAAGGTVNLDVFWHGAQERLPVMSKLALRYKDAVCNSADAKRSNSIYKLVLSSRRRSTSCSNLRALVFLYYNQRLESGLLEVDDESLRCKVTLTFW; encoded by the exons GCAAAACAATATCCCTCAGTTCTTCACGAGAGTGGGGGCAAATTGTTTTGCACTCCCTGCAATAAAGTGCTTGACCATCGAAGGAAATCCACAATAAATTACCATctacaaagacaaaaacatCAGAAGGCAGCTGAAAATTCGAATAGGAGAAGGCAGATAACGATGACTGAAGTTGAAACAAGATCGACCGTGGCAGCAGCCGAACGGAACAAG ATATGTGAAGATTGGGTCTGCATGTGCACCGCACTCAACATACCTCTTTCAAAGACTGACCATCCTCTGGTGAGGCAGTTTCTGTTAGAAAAGGTCGTAAATGGTGGCAGCATTCCTAAGTCTCACCAGCTCCAAGAGAAACACCTGGGAGATCTTTATTTCAAGGGAAAGGCTGAATTGAAAAGAAAAGTATCGGAGAAACCAGTGGCTGTCATTTTTGATGAGACACCAGATGTTGAAGGCAGATGTGTGCTCAACATCTTGGTTGCACCTCTGGAAAAAGATGACTCTGGAAGAATTTTAGCACATCTTGCTGACTCCATTTTTTTGGATGTATGCAACCACTCAACAGTTGCAATGTCAGTGGTCAAAACACTTCAAGAGTATGACATCGCCAATGAAAATGTCATTGTCTTTGATACAGACAATGCAGCCTACATGCTGAAAGCCTATCGGGAAGCTTTGAAGTCCTTGTTTCCACAATCAGTTCACATAACCTGCATGGCACACATCATGAATTTGATTGGTGGTGCATTTCGCAAACCCTTCACTGAACTCAATGCATTCGTGATGTACTTTAGTCAGATGTTCTTCATGGCAGGAGGGCGAAAAAGAAGGTACCTATCTCACTTGGCAGCCAGTTTGCAAGGTTGTAAAGCAACAATGCCACCCAATCCTTGTGCCACCCGTTGGAACTCCTGGTTCTCTGCAGAAGAATACCACACAAGGCACTTTCCTCTTCAGTCAGAAATGCTG GTATGTGGGCGTAGTGCTCCGCAGTCACTGGAAAAGCTTCATGAAATATTTGAAGATCCTTTGCAAGTCAAGTGTCTTCAGGTCCAGTTGAGCATTGTTGCAGACAAATGCAAAGTGATGTTGCAAATGTTGGATGTGTTTCAAAGCAGAATTCCTGTGACAACTAAGGTCTTTAATTACCTTGAAGACTTGCAGATGAACCTGGTGGCGAACAAAGAGCTTTGTGCTGAGTACTTCTCTCTGTTCCCGTTGCCTCGAGAGCAGAAATCTAAAGTCATCAACCAGGTTGAACAAGCATTCAGTGCTGCTGAAGAAAAACTGACCAAATACATGACAAATGGACAACCTGGCATTGAgtttctgaagcaggtgagaGTCTTCCAAACAAGATGCATCCCATCCATGCCAAATAGCCCTAACAGCTACACTGCCATCCCTGGCTTCACTTCAGTACCGTCTGAAGAGATCAACAACTACTTCAGCAAGTTTGGACCAGCAGCACTCCAAGCAGCTGCGGGTGGGACTGTGAACCTTGATGTTTTTTGGCATGGTGCACAAGAGAGACTCCCTGTCATGAGCAAACTGGCTTTGCGCTACAAGGATGCAGTGTGCAATTCTGCTGATGCTAAGCGCAGCAATAGTATTTATAAGCTTGTTCTGTCAAGTAGAAGGCGCTCCACATCATGCAGTAACTTGAGGGCTCTGGTTTTCCTGTACTATAATCAGCGACTTGAGAGTGGTCTTTTGGAAGTAGATGATGAGTCACTGAGATGTAAAGTCACATTAACATTTTGGTAA